TTCCATTATTCCACCATAAATAACCGAGCACACTCATTCCAAGTGCCATAAATAAAATCGATAACCAAGCTGGTAGAGGAATTTCCGAAATCGGTACCACACTCTTTTGCATGAAAGATACCATAATAAAAGCAACTGCCCCAATAGTCATCGTATACGTCGTCGTTTGTATTGGACTACCCGTTTTAATACATTTTCTGCTTAATACGCCGTATAACGCCCAGCAAATATTCCCTAATAAGATATAAAAATCCCCTTTTGAAAATGATACATTTTGTAGTATTGCAAACGAGCCTTTTGTAAGGACGAAAATAACACCAAGTAGTGCAAATAACACTCCAATCACTTGGCGTTTCACGATTCTCTCTCGTAAAATTATACTTGCTAACAATACCGTAACAAGTGGATTTGTCGCCATAATAAGCGCTCCATTAATAGCTTCTGTATGTTTCATTCCTAAAAAGAAAAAGAAGTTAAAGCCGAATACACCAACTATACCAAGTAAAAAATAATAAGCCCTATTCTTCCTCCATACTTCCACCTCAAAATCTTTTCGTATTTTTAAAAGACATAACATCACAATTGCAGCAATCCCAAAACGCCATGCAGCTATATGAATAGCTGAAAAATATTGTACTGCGTATTTTGAAACGTTAAATGTCCCACCAGTGAAAATCGCAAACCCTAATAACTGAGCATATACTTTATTTCTCATTGTCAGCCTCCAAATCTTTTCCTTCTAGAAAACCGTAATAAATTTCTAATTTCTCCTCTGTTAGCCGGGCTACTTTTTGCAATTGCTCCTGTTGTTCTTTTAAACGATCTAAGTGTGCTGTTAAAATTGAGATCCTCTTTTTTACTTTCGCAGGTACTTCCTTTTTCCTCTGTCTAATCTCCTCTATAATGCATCCATCACTTGCAAATTCGACCATCTCTTCTAATGACATTCCGGTTTGTTTTAATGAATATAAAAATTTTAATAAACGTACATCACCTTCTGTATACTGACGAATTCCACTATTTCGCGTTGGTGGTGGTAATAATCCTAATTTCTCATAATAGCGCAAAGTGTGAATACCCATCCCCGTTAATTCTGCTACTTCACCAATTTTATACATGTTCTTCTCCCCCCTTAGTTTCACATGTTTATCTTACAACCTAGAGTTAACTCTAGGTCAATACGTAAATAAAAAACAACTATATATGATTGATATCTAGATATCAATCATATATAGTTAAAGTATGGAAAAAAATGATAATTTTATAATTCAATTACGCAAGGGTGTTTTTGATCTCGCTATTTTGTCTCTAATAAGCAAACAACCCATGTACGGATATGAAATCACAAGTGCATTACAAGAAATCCCTGTATTTCATATTCCAAATGGCTCGATTTACCCTATATTAAATCGAATCACGAAAAACAATTGGGCTGTTTCCTATTGGGAAGAGTCCGGTGATGGACCAAAAAGAAAATACTATCAGATTACAGACGAGGGGAGAGAAATTTTACATAGTCGCTTACATGATTATGACGCAGTTTATCATGCTCTAATGTTACTAGCTAAAGGAGAGGATAAAAAATGAACAAGGAACAATTCGATATGTTTTCATTCTATTATTTAATTGGATATGTTATTTTTAGTTCACTGTATATCATTTTGTTAAAACAACATTACAATAAAAACAAACAGTACCAACATATCAACGCTTTTTAAAATATATCAATTTACCAACTAGATTCAACAACGATGCACACCCACAACAGCACAAAAAAGACGCACAGCCATAGCTATGCGTCTTTTCTATTACTTCTCTGCAACTTGAACTTCTTTTACATAAGCTGCTTCGAATTTTTGGATGTCACCTGCGCCCATGAAAATAAGAACGCCGTTTTTATGTTTCTTTAATACATCCGTTGTTGTATCTGTAATTAGTTCTGCGCCATCGATACGCTTTTGTAGATCTTGAATTGTTAATTCACCTTTGTTTTCACGTGCTGATCCGAAAATATCACATAAGTATACTTGGTCAGCTTTGCTTAAGCTTTCTGCAAACTCATCTAAGAACTTTTCTGTACGTGAGAATGTGTGCGGCTGGAATACAGCGACAACTTCACGTTCTGGGTGTTTTTGACGAGCAGCTTCAATCGTTGCATTAATTTCTGTCGGATGGTGTGCATAGTCATCAATGATAACTTGTTCTCCCATCGGTTTTTCATTAAAGCGACGTTTTACGCCTTCAAAAGTTGTTAGTTGATGTTTAACTGCTTCTACATCAACGTTTTCGTAATGACAAAGCGCGATAACTGCTAATGCATTTAATACGCTATGGTTGCCGTATCCTGTGATTTTGAACGTTTCATAATACGTATTACGAACGAATACATCGAATACAGTACCATCAGTTCTCTTTTGAATGTTACGTGCTTGGAAATCATTATCTTCTCCAAATCCATAGAAAATAACAGGTACTTTCGCTTGAATTTTTTGAAGCTCTTCATCATCACCACATGCAATAATACCTTTTTTCACTTGCAATGCCATCTCTTGGAATGCACTGAACACATCATTGACGTCTGCGAAAT
The DNA window shown above is from Bacillus clarus and carries:
- a CDS encoding DMT family transporter; translation: MRNKVYAQLLGFAIFTGGTFNVSKYAVQYFSAIHIAAWRFGIAAIVMLCLLKIRKDFEVEVWRKNRAYYFLLGIVGVFGFNFFFFLGMKHTEAINGALIMATNPLVTVLLASIILRERIVKRQVIGVLFALLGVIFVLTKGSFAILQNVSFSKGDFYILLGNICWALYGVLSRKCIKTGSPIQTTTYTMTIGAVAFIMVSFMQKSVVPISEIPLPAWLSILFMALGMSVLGYLWWNNGIAQIGAARTSLFFNLVPVVTMIISFVEGLNITAAQCIGMILVITGVLYSSGLLAIKSKESVNG
- a CDS encoding MerR family transcriptional regulator is translated as MYKIGEVAELTGMGIHTLRYYEKLGLLPPPTRNSGIRQYTEGDVRLLKFLYSLKQTGMSLEEMVEFASDGCIIEEIRQRKKEVPAKVKKRISILTAHLDRLKEQQEQLQKVARLTEEKLEIYYGFLEGKDLEADNEK
- a CDS encoding PadR family transcriptional regulator, translated to MEKNDNFIIQLRKGVFDLAILSLISKQPMYGYEITSALQEIPVFHIPNGSIYPILNRITKNNWAVSYWEESGDGPKRKYYQITDEGREILHSRLHDYDAVYHALMLLAKGEDKK
- the murC gene encoding UDP-N-acetylmuramate--L-alanine ligase, whose protein sequence is MTVYHFVGIKGTGMSSLAQILHDMKHTVQGSDYEKRFFTQTALEKRGISILPFDKNNVKEGQVIIAGNAFPDTHEEIVAAKELNIPVHRYHHFLGELMNQYTSVAVTGAHGKTSTTGLLAHVMQGAHPTSYLIGDGTGHGVENSKYFVFEACEYRRHFLSYYPDYAIMTNIDFDHPDYFADVNDVFSAFQEMALQVKKGIIACGDDEELQKIQAKVPVIFYGFGEDNDFQARNIQKRTDGTVFDVFVRNTYYETFKITGYGNHSVLNALAVIALCHYENVDVEAVKHQLTTFEGVKRRFNEKPMGEQVIIDDYAHHPTEINATIEAARQKHPEREVVAVFQPHTFSRTEKFLDEFAESLSKADQVYLCDIFGSARENKGELTIQDLQKRIDGAELITDTTTDVLKKHKNGVLIFMGAGDIQKFEAAYVKEVQVAEK